A genomic stretch from Komagataeibacter xylinus includes:
- a CDS encoding CCA tRNA nucleotidyltransferase, which yields MTSPLATLAHAMPDVLEQLGRIWTIIPDARLVGGAVRDLLRGQAVADIDLACAAPPDVVMAKLKAAGVKVVPTGLAHGTVTAVIDRRPFEITTLRRDEETDGRHATVAWTQDWREDAARRDFTINAMSCDSAGVVHDYFGGQADLAAGRVRFVGDARLRITEDALRILRFFRFQARYGRAEPDPQAINAITALAGLIGRLSVERIWSELRRILTGPEVVRTLQQMHDCGVLAHVLPEGCAIARLERLLACGAPHDEAVLLLAALLAGDGREVARRLKLSRAEGGALARTRGMPVPCPGLDGAATLRLLADHAPRDLIWRAWLRQADVLGHPDTAWDALRHQLAHTQPPVFPLNGGDVMNAGCPPGAAVGQVLGQVRHWWLENGCAPDHAACIARLRAVLAEGGVRAT from the coding sequence ATGACCAGCCCGCTCGCCACGCTGGCCCACGCCATGCCCGATGTGCTGGAACAGCTTGGCCGGATCTGGACCATCATCCCCGATGCAAGACTGGTGGGCGGCGCCGTGCGCGACCTGCTGCGCGGGCAGGCGGTGGCCGATATCGACCTGGCCTGCGCGGCCCCCCCCGATGTGGTGATGGCGAAGCTGAAGGCTGCTGGCGTGAAAGTGGTGCCCACGGGTCTTGCGCATGGCACGGTCACCGCCGTCATCGACCGCCGCCCCTTCGAGATCACGACCCTGCGGCGCGATGAGGAAACCGATGGCCGCCACGCCACCGTAGCCTGGACACAGGACTGGCGCGAGGATGCGGCAAGGCGTGACTTCACCATCAACGCCATGTCGTGTGACAGCGCGGGCGTGGTGCATGACTATTTTGGCGGGCAGGCTGATCTGGCGGCAGGGCGGGTGCGTTTTGTGGGCGATGCCCGCCTGCGCATTACCGAGGATGCGTTGCGGATCCTGCGCTTCTTCCGCTTTCAGGCCCGTTATGGTCGCGCAGAGCCTGACCCGCAGGCAATCAACGCCATAACGGCTCTCGCTGGCCTGATCGGCCGCCTCTCGGTCGAGCGGATATGGTCGGAGCTGCGGCGCATCCTGACAGGCCCTGAAGTGGTGCGTACCTTGCAGCAGATGCATGATTGCGGCGTGCTGGCGCATGTTTTGCCCGAAGGCTGCGCCATTGCCCGCCTTGAGCGCCTGCTGGCCTGCGGCGCGCCTCATGATGAGGCAGTGCTGCTTCTGGCAGCGCTGCTGGCGGGTGACGGGCGTGAGGTGGCGCGGCGGCTGAAGCTGTCGCGTGCGGAGGGCGGGGCGCTGGCCCGTACGCGCGGTATGCCTGTGCCGTGTCCCGGCCTTGATGGCGCTGCCACCCTGCGCCTGCTGGCCGACCATGCCCCGCGCGACCTGATCTGGCGCGCATGGCTGCGGCAGGCGGACGTGCTGGGCCACCCCGATACCGCATGGGACGCCCTGCGCCACCAGCTTGCGCACACGCAGCCCCCGGTCTTTCCGCTCAATGGTGGTGACGTGATGAATGCTGGCTGCCCGCCCGGTGCCGCGGTGGGGCAGGTGCTGGGGCAGGTGCGGCACTGGTGGCTGGAAAACGGCTGTGCGCCGGACCATGCCGCCTGCATCGCACGGCTGCGCGCCGTGCTGGCTGAAGGTGGCGTACGCGCGACATAA
- a CDS encoding ABC transporter ATP-binding protein produces the protein MNAIKMTAPDRAAAPDATVSSRRLMRRLWREELACHKLRILAVMVLTALMAIFSALYPLVIQRALDMFADHDPRILYQVPILVVVITVAKAISQYGQSIAVQSLVLLVIRGLQGRMFHHLVKADISRIETEAPAQIAARFTTDAVSIREAMVRATNALGDAVTVVGLIASMLYMDWELSLIAAVLYPIAALPVRRLGKRLRRESGGVNEQIGETSAMLAESFGQSRTIRVYRLETEEEGRAARTLDILHDRLLRIARGRARVDPMLEVLGGVAVAAVLGFAGWRATQGGATLGDFSGFVAALLLAARPLRALGTLNIALQEGLGGLQRVFDVIDEPVAVAEAPDAVGLPAGGGDLRFEQVAFRYPDGRMGLNGLDFVAAPGLTVALVGPSGAGKSTALSLIPRLHDVTSGRITLDGVDLRRLILADLRDAIAYVSQDTLLFDLPVIDNIRMGNPRATDAQVHEAARAAAADTFIQALPQGYATVVGPGGQRLSGGQRQRVALARALLRNPRVLLLDEATSALDSESEAIVQQALTHLRQGRTTIVVAHRLSTVRSADLVVVVAQGQAVECGTHDALMEHDGLYARMVRNQAFTL, from the coding sequence ATGAACGCAATAAAAATGACCGCGCCGGATCGTGCGGCGGCGCCTGATGCAACGGTGTCGTCACGCCGCCTCATGCGGCGGCTGTGGCGCGAGGAGCTGGCCTGCCACAAGCTGCGTATTCTGGCGGTCATGGTGCTGACGGCGCTCATGGCCATATTCAGCGCGCTCTACCCGCTGGTGATCCAGCGCGCGCTCGACATGTTTGCCGATCATGATCCCCGCATCCTCTATCAGGTGCCCATTCTTGTGGTGGTGATTACGGTGGCCAAGGCCATCTCGCAGTACGGGCAGTCGATTGCGGTGCAGTCGCTGGTGCTGCTGGTGATCCGGGGCCTGCAGGGGCGCATGTTCCATCATCTGGTCAAGGCCGATATCTCGCGCATCGAAACCGAGGCTCCGGCCCAGATCGCGGCCCGCTTCACCACCGATGCCGTCTCGATTCGCGAGGCCATGGTCCGCGCCACCAATGCGCTGGGCGATGCGGTGACCGTGGTGGGGCTGATCGCCTCCATGCTGTACATGGACTGGGAACTCAGCCTGATCGCCGCCGTGCTCTACCCCATCGCCGCCCTGCCGGTACGCAGGCTTGGCAAGCGGCTGCGGCGGGAATCCGGCGGCGTGAATGAACAGATTGGCGAGACCAGCGCCATGCTGGCCGAAAGTTTTGGCCAGTCGCGCACCATCCGCGTCTACCGGCTTGAAACCGAGGAGGAAGGCCGCGCCGCCCGCACGCTCGACATCCTGCATGACCGCCTGCTGCGCATTGCGCGGGGGCGTGCGCGCGTGGACCCGATGCTTGAGGTGCTTGGCGGCGTAGCGGTGGCTGCCGTGCTGGGCTTTGCGGGCTGGCGGGCTACGCAGGGCGGCGCCACGCTGGGCGATTTTTCAGGCTTTGTGGCCGCCCTGCTGCTTGCCGCCCGCCCGCTGCGCGCGCTCGGCACGCTCAACATCGCCCTGCAGGAAGGGCTTGGCGGCCTGCAGCGCGTATTTGACGTGATTGACGAGCCCGTGGCCGTGGCCGAGGCACCCGATGCGGTGGGGCTGCCCGCAGGCGGCGGCGACCTGCGCTTCGAGCAGGTGGCCTTTCGCTACCCCGATGGGCGCATGGGGCTGAACGGGCTGGATTTTGTGGCCGCCCCTGGCCTGACCGTGGCTCTTGTCGGCCCATCAGGGGCGGGCAAGTCGACCGCGCTTTCGCTCATTCCACGCCTGCATGATGTCACCAGCGGGCGCATCACGCTTGACGGGGTGGACCTGCGCCGCCTGATCCTGGCCGACCTGCGCGATGCCATTGCCTATGTCAGCCAGGATACGCTCCTGTTCGACCTGCCGGTGATCGACAATATCCGCATGGGCAACCCCAGGGCTACTGATGCGCAGGTGCATGAAGCAGCCCGGGCGGCTGCGGCCGATACATTCATTCAGGCCCTGCCACAGGGTTATGCCACCGTGGTCGGCCCCGGCGGGCAGCGGCTTTCGGGCGGGCAGCGGCAGCGCGTGGCGCTGGCCCGCGCCCTGCTGCGCAACCCGCGCGTGCTGCTGCTTGATGAGGCGACCAGCGCGCTCGATAGCGAAAGCGAGGCCATCGTGCAGCAGGCGCTCACCCATCTGCGCCAAGGGCGCACGACCATTGTGGTGGCGCATAGGCTTTCCACCGTGCGCTCGGCGGATCTGGTGGTGGTGGTCGCGCAGGGGCAGGCGGTGGAATGCGGCACGCATGATGCGCTGATGGAGCACGATGGCCTGTACGCCCGCATGGTACGCAATCAGGCCTTCACGCTCTGA
- a CDS encoding HlyD family secretion protein, with the protein MAADEGNAPEDGQDKKKKEVSPRRKLILIGIAVAVVVLGALYWFLHRNEVETDDAFTAGRAVAVAPHVSGYVTELLVNDNQFVHQGDIIARIDDRNWRAQRDQAAAAVDIARAQVQNYTLLTEVAKKNFPGHLMVAQGQLQQAQAQEFRAETDYRRQHGVTREATSQQNIDYATAALNAARAQVLEAQGNLETALPVIPNIASTEARVSEQQATLTQAEAKLREAELNVEWTTIRAPHDGWISQRNIERGTYVTAGQTVVSVVEPEVWVVANYKETQLTHMRPGQKVDIAIDAYPFLRLRGHVDSLQLGTGATFSAFPPENATGNYVKIVQRVPVKILIDEGLRADLPLSIGLSVEPTVHTE; encoded by the coding sequence ATGGCCGCGGACGAAGGCAACGCACCTGAAGACGGACAGGACAAAAAGAAAAAGGAAGTATCGCCGCGCCGCAAGCTGATCCTGATCGGTATTGCCGTGGCGGTTGTGGTGCTTGGCGCGCTCTACTGGTTCCTGCACCGCAACGAGGTGGAAACCGATGACGCCTTTACCGCAGGCCGCGCCGTGGCGGTGGCCCCCCATGTGTCCGGCTACGTGACCGAACTGCTGGTCAATGACAACCAGTTCGTTCATCAGGGTGATATCATTGCCCGTATCGATGACCGCAACTGGCGCGCCCAGCGCGACCAGGCGGCGGCCGCCGTCGATATCGCGCGCGCGCAGGTGCAGAATTATACCCTGCTGACCGAGGTGGCCAAAAAGAACTTCCCCGGTCACCTCATGGTGGCCCAGGGCCAGTTGCAGCAGGCACAGGCGCAGGAGTTCAGGGCCGAGACCGATTACCGCCGCCAGCATGGTGTCACCCGTGAGGCGACATCGCAGCAGAACATCGACTACGCCACGGCGGCGCTGAACGCAGCCAGGGCGCAGGTGCTCGAAGCGCAGGGCAACCTTGAAACCGCGCTGCCCGTCATCCCCAACATTGCCAGCACCGAGGCCCGCGTGAGCGAGCAGCAGGCTACCCTGACACAGGCCGAGGCGAAGCTGCGCGAGGCGGAACTGAACGTGGAATGGACCACCATCCGCGCGCCCCATGATGGCTGGATCTCGCAGCGCAACATCGAGCGTGGCACGTATGTCACCGCAGGCCAGACGGTCGTGTCCGTGGTGGAACCGGAAGTGTGGGTCGTGGCCAACTACAAGGAAACGCAGCTCACCCACATGCGTCCGGGCCAGAAGGTGGATATCGCGATCGATGCCTACCCGTTCCTCAGGCTCAGGGGCCATGTTGATTCACTGCAGCTTGGCACGGGGGCGACCTTCAGCGCCTTCCCGCCAGAGAATGCCACGGGCAACTACGTGAAGATCGTGCAGCGCGTGCCGGTCAAGATCCTGATCGACGAGGGGCTGCGCGCCGACCTGCCGCTCTCCATCGGGCTGTCGGTTGAACCTACGGTCCATACGGAATGA